The following are from one region of the Mycolicibacterium diernhoferi genome:
- a CDS encoding aminodeoxychorismate/anthranilate synthase component II: MQVLVVDNYDSFVFNLVQYLGQLGVNAQVWRNDDPRLADRDAVSAEFDGILLSPGPGTPERAGATIDLVKACAKTRTPLLGVCLGHQAIGVAFGGTVDRAPELLHGKTSIVHHTDAGVLHGLPDPFTATRYHSLTILPETLPDVLEATGHTDSGVIMAVRHTELPIHGVQFHPESILTQGGHRMLANWLGYCGAAPDEGLVRKLEQEVADTVQAATARA; encoded by the coding sequence ATGCAGGTTTTGGTCGTCGACAACTACGACAGCTTCGTGTTCAACCTGGTGCAGTACCTCGGCCAGCTCGGGGTGAACGCCCAGGTGTGGCGCAACGACGATCCGCGGCTGGCCGACCGGGACGCGGTGTCCGCCGAGTTCGACGGCATCCTGCTCTCCCCCGGCCCCGGTACCCCGGAACGCGCCGGTGCCACCATCGACCTGGTGAAGGCCTGCGCGAAGACCCGCACCCCGCTGCTCGGCGTCTGCCTCGGCCACCAGGCCATCGGCGTCGCCTTCGGCGGCACCGTGGACCGTGCCCCGGAGCTGCTGCACGGCAAGACCAGCATCGTGCACCACACCGATGCCGGTGTGCTGCACGGACTTCCGGACCCGTTCACGGCCACCCGGTACCACTCGCTGACCATCCTGCCGGAGACCTTGCCCGATGTCCTGGAGGCCACCGGGCACACCGACAGCGGCGTCATCATGGCGGTGCGGCACACCGAACTGCCGATCCACGGCGTGCAGTTCCACCCCGAGTCGATCCTCACCCAGGGCGGGCACCGCATGCTGGCCAACTGGCTCGGCTACTGCGGCGCCGCCCCGGACGAGGGCCTGGTCCGCAAGCTGGAGCAGGAAGTCGCCGACACGGTCCAGGCGGCCACCGCTCGCGCCTAG
- a CDS encoding DUF881 domain-containing protein, with the protein MVENGREEPNAAAQRRRSLWRIGVPIVCVFAGLLLSTTHGVSGGDEIRRSDSPRLVDLVREASAGVDRLTTRRDELVSTLDHHHGGSPGAAAALAAITRRSDTLAAQAGLDPMRGPGLVVTLDDAQRDADGRYPIDASPDDLVVHQQDISAVLNALWSAGAEGIQMQDQRIIATSAPLCVGNTLLLNGRTYSPPYVITAVGDVRAMQAALAAAPLVTLYKQYVLRFQLGYTEQARDQVELVGHTAPVRLRYAKPAGPLGY; encoded by the coding sequence ATGGTGGAGAACGGCCGAGAAGAGCCTAACGCAGCGGCACAGCGACGACGGTCCCTGTGGCGTATCGGCGTCCCCATCGTGTGCGTCTTCGCCGGGCTGCTGCTGTCCACCACGCACGGCGTCTCCGGTGGCGACGAGATCCGGCGCAGCGACTCCCCCCGTCTGGTCGACCTGGTCCGCGAGGCCAGCGCCGGCGTGGACCGGCTCACCACCCGGCGCGACGAACTGGTCTCCACCCTGGACCACCACCACGGCGGGTCCCCCGGCGCGGCCGCCGCCCTGGCGGCCATCACCCGCCGCAGCGACACGCTCGCCGCGCAGGCCGGCCTGGACCCGATGCGGGGCCCCGGCCTGGTCGTCACCCTCGACGACGCCCAGCGTGACGCCGACGGCCGCTACCCCATCGACGCTTCCCCCGACGACCTGGTGGTCCACCAGCAGGACATCTCGGCGGTGCTCAACGCCCTGTGGAGCGCCGGGGCCGAGGGCATCCAGATGCAGGACCAGCGCATCATCGCCACGTCGGCGCCGTTGTGTGTGGGAAACACCCTGCTGCTCAACGGCCGCACCTACAGCCCGCCCTACGTCATCACCGCCGTCGGGGACGTCCGGGCCATGCAGGCCGCGCTGGCGGCGGCGCCGCTGGTGACGCTGTACAAGCAGTACGTGCTGCGTTTCCAGCTCGGGTACACCGAGCAGGCGCGTGATCAGGTGGAGTTGGTCGGCCACACCGCACCGGTGCGGCTGCGCTACGCCAAACCGGCAGGTCCGCTCGGGTACTGA
- the crgA gene encoding cell division protein CrgA, giving the protein MPKSKVRKKNDFTINPVSRTPVKVKAGPSSVWFVVLFVGLMLVGLLWLLVFQLGATGLDAPTWLEWMADLGPWNYAIAFAFMITGLLLTMRWR; this is encoded by the coding sequence ATGCCCAAGTCCAAAGTCCGCAAGAAGAACGACTTCACCATCAATCCGGTGAGCCGGACCCCGGTCAAGGTCAAGGCCGGGCCGTCCAGCGTGTGGTTCGTGGTGCTGTTCGTGGGCCTGATGTTGGTGGGCTTGCTGTGGCTGCTGGTGTTCCAGCTCGGCGCGACCGGGTTGGACGCGCCCACCTGGCTGGAATGGATGGCCGATCTGGGCCCGTGGAACTACGCGATCGCGTTTGCCTTCATGATCACCGGGTTGTTGCTCACCATGCGGTGGCGCTGA
- a CDS encoding PH domain-containing protein, whose product MQQTSWSPKSSAIIWIGIAGLVMAVGAVTVVTDVPGRVLGLVAAVGLLAFATMSWRARPKLAITDRGVEVRSWLRTRVLTRADITLIRITEFRRLARTVRLLEIDTVDDRLYVFTRWDLGTDPLRVLDALSDAGYAR is encoded by the coding sequence ATGCAGCAAACTAGTTGGTCGCCGAAGAGCAGCGCCATAATCTGGATCGGAATCGCCGGTCTGGTGATGGCCGTGGGGGCTGTGACCGTGGTCACAGACGTACCCGGACGTGTTCTCGGATTGGTTGCCGCGGTGGGATTGCTGGCGTTTGCAACAATGTCGTGGCGCGCACGTCCAAAGCTGGCAATCACCGACCGGGGCGTCGAAGTGCGCAGCTGGCTGCGCACCCGGGTCCTGACCCGCGCCGACATCACGCTCATCCGGATCACCGAATTCCGCCGGCTGGCCCGCACGGTGCGGCTGCTGGAGATCGACACCGTCGACGACCGGCTCTACGTCTTCACCCGCTGGGACCTGGGCACCGACCCGCTGCGCGTGCTGGACGCGCTCTCCGACGCCGGTTACGCCCGCTAG
- a CDS encoding peptidylprolyl isomerase, translating into MNCVTSPIQTATATLHTNRGDIKIALFGNHAPKTVANFTGLATGTKDYTTENASGGTTGPFYDGAVFHRVIEGFMIQGGDPTGTGRGGPGYQFADEFHPELQFDKPYLLAMANAGPGTNGSQFFITVGPTPHLNRRHTIFGEVVDPESQKVVDAIATTAVDRSDRPVEPVVIESITIS; encoded by the coding sequence CTGAATTGCGTGACGAGCCCCATTCAGACAGCGACCGCGACGCTGCACACCAACCGTGGCGACATCAAGATCGCCCTGTTCGGCAACCATGCTCCCAAGACCGTTGCGAATTTCACCGGCCTGGCCACCGGCACCAAGGACTACACCACCGAGAACGCCTCGGGCGGCACCACCGGACCGTTCTACGACGGCGCGGTCTTCCACCGCGTCATCGAGGGCTTCATGATCCAGGGTGGCGACCCGACCGGTACCGGTCGTGGTGGGCCGGGCTACCAGTTCGCCGACGAGTTCCACCCGGAACTGCAGTTCGACAAGCCCTACCTGCTGGCCATGGCCAACGCCGGGCCGGGCACCAACGGCTCGCAGTTCTTCATCACCGTCGGCCCGACGCCGCACCTCAACCGTCGGCACACCATCTTCGGTGAGGTCGTCGACCCGGAGTCGCAGAAGGTCGTCGACGCCATCGCCACCACGGCCGTCGATCGCAGTGACCGGCCCGTCGAGCCTGTCGTGATCGAGAGCATCACCATCTCCTGA